Proteins encoded within one genomic window of Dryobates pubescens isolate bDryPub1 chromosome 38, bDryPub1.pri, whole genome shotgun sequence:
- the LOC104299975 gene encoding probable G-protein coupled receptor 141 — protein sequence MCNSSLTQQSPSSNETLQDSSEGLRTILIALYVIDLAGGTLGVVLMSHQLFHRRSQSVMTIIISSLLVLHILLLLSIPFRLSYYILREWRFGWLACQLTSAIIYIHMYITFTFYVAIISIRLLRLEFKKCCIAAWVAAVWLLGALVITPVFLSYYGASNSYHSCQCFQFHKEMEKVAMVTINYCLVGVLMSVCAVLTAVQLSVICRLAVKYWPDINSHVEFRAQAKSFFFILVTLVCFVPHHVFRVYYIQNLHLDKDHKLLPYNEIFLALTTMCCLDMLCFTAGIAH from the coding sequence ATGTGTAACAGCAGCTtaacccagcagagcccttcctccAACGAGACGCTGCAGGACAGCTCTGAGGGGCTGCGCACCATTCTCATAGCCCTGTACGTCATCGACCTGGCTGGCGGCACCCTCGGGGTGGTGCTGATGTCCCATCAGCTGTTCCACAGGAGATCACAGTCTGTGATGACCATTATcatcagcagcctcctggtgctgcacatcctgctgctcctcagcatcccCTTCCGCCTGAGCTATTACATTCTAAGGGAATGGAGGTTTGGCTGGCTGGCCTGCCAGCTGACAAGTGCCATCATCTACATCCACATGTACATCACCTTCACCTTTTACGTGGCCATCATCAGCATCCGCCTCCTGCGACTCGAGTTCAAGAAGTGCTGCATCGCAGCCTGGGTGGCTGCCgtctggctgctgggagcactggtCATCACTCCTGTTTTTCTCTCGTACTACGGTGCCTCCAACTCATACCACTCCTGCCAGTGCTTTCAGTTCCACAAGGAGATGGAAAAGGTGGCCATGGTGACCATAAACTACtgcttggttggggttttgatGTCAGTTTGTGCCGTGCTCACTGCAGTCCAGCTGTCTGTGATCTGTAGGCTGGCTGTGAAATACTGGCCGGACATCAATTCCCACGTGGAATTCAGGGCTCAGGCAAAGAGTTTCTTCTTCATCTTAGTAACACTGGTGTGCTTCGTTCCTCATCATGTGTTCAGAGTGTATTACATCCAAAACCTCCACCTTGACAAAGACCACAAACTCCTGCCATACAATGAGATTTTTTTAGCTTTAACAACGATGTGCTGCTTGGACATGTTGTGCTTCACAGCAGGAATAGCCCACTGA